One genomic segment of Salinigranum rubrum includes these proteins:
- a CDS encoding MBL fold metallo-hydrolase has protein sequence MIHNIAQGVQAFTSNAFLVAPGARGEHGASGRTVLVDTGANFDAVSHLAGDVDHLDAVVITHTHPDHVGNVDAVRTRFGVETWGFDTSHDAVDNRIEDGETVRIGTEEYRALHTPGHAVDHLCLYAPDAGVLFAGDLVFAGGSFGRTDLPGGDGKTLVESIERVVGTVEGNLQALHTGHGPSVVDDPLDALEQSLRAARLSA, from the coding sequence ATGATCCACAACATCGCCCAGGGCGTCCAGGCGTTCACGAGCAACGCGTTCCTCGTCGCGCCGGGGGCTCGCGGCGAACACGGGGCGAGCGGGAGAACGGTCCTCGTCGACACCGGCGCGAACTTCGACGCCGTCTCGCATCTCGCGGGGGACGTCGACCACCTCGACGCCGTCGTCATAACCCACACCCACCCGGACCACGTCGGCAACGTCGACGCCGTCAGAACTCGATTCGGTGTCGAGACGTGGGGGTTCGACACCTCACACGACGCGGTCGACAATCGGATCGAGGACGGCGAGACGGTTCGCATCGGCACCGAGGAGTACCGCGCGCTCCACACGCCCGGCCACGCCGTCGACCACCTCTGTCTGTACGCGCCCGACGCGGGCGTGCTGTTCGCCGGCGACCTCGTCTTCGCCGGCGGGAGCTTCGGGCGGACGGACCTGCCCGGCGGCGACGGGAAGACGCTCGTCGAGAGCATCGAGCGCGTCGTCGGAACGGTCGAGGGAAACCTCCAGGCGCTCCACACCGGCCACGGGCCGAGCGTGGTCGACGACCCGCTCGACGCGCTGGAACAGTCGCTGCGGGCGGCTCGACTGAGCGCCTGA
- a CDS encoding DUF5827 family protein codes for MPRPKEDFDVLYPYQMYTPAEVLEPDLMYTVPEIGRRLQDLAPDTQLEEETEARIIAWTIPWLIYHQEDMVINDPEGDDPGYFGVSDEAVAALDED; via the coding sequence ATGCCCCGTCCCAAAGAAGACTTCGACGTCCTGTACCCGTACCAGATGTACACGCCCGCGGAGGTGCTGGAGCCCGATCTGATGTACACGGTCCCCGAAATCGGCCGGCGACTGCAGGACCTCGCGCCCGACACGCAGTTGGAAGAAGAGACCGAGGCACGCATCATCGCCTGGACCATCCCGTGGCTCATCTACCACCAGGAGGACATGGTCATCAACGACCCCGAGGGCGACGACCCGGGCTACTTCGGCGTGAGCGACGAGGCGGTCGCGGCGCTCGACGAGGACTGA
- the sod gene encoding superoxide dismutase produces the protein MSYELDPLPYEYDALEGSISEQVLTWHHDTHHQGYVNGWNSAEETLAENRESGDFSSSAGAIRSVTHNGCGHILHDLFWQCMSPEGGSEPSGALADRIEEDFGSYEAWKGEFEAAAGAASGWALLVYDSFSNQLRNVVVDKHDQGALWGSHPILALDVWEHSYYYDYGPKRGDFVSAFFDVVDWNEPAARYEQAVDLFE, from the coding sequence ATGAGCTACGAACTCGACCCATTACCGTACGAGTACGACGCGCTGGAAGGGAGCATTTCCGAGCAGGTGCTGACGTGGCACCACGACACCCACCACCAGGGCTACGTCAACGGGTGGAACTCCGCGGAGGAGACCCTCGCCGAGAACCGCGAGAGCGGGGATTTCTCCTCGTCGGCGGGCGCGATCCGCAGCGTCACCCACAACGGCTGTGGACACATCCTCCACGACCTGTTCTGGCAGTGCATGTCGCCCGAGGGCGGCTCCGAGCCTTCGGGCGCGCTGGCCGACCGCATCGAAGAGGACTTCGGTTCGTACGAGGCGTGGAAGGGCGAGTTCGAGGCCGCTGCGGGGGCTGCGAGCGGCTGGGCGCTGTTGGTGTACGACTCGTTCTCGAACCAACTGCGCAACGTCGTGGTCGACAAGCACGACCAGGGCGCGCTGTGGGGCTCGCACCCGATTCTCGCCCTCGACGTGTGGGAACACTCGTACTACTACGACTACGGCCCCAAGCGCGGCGACTTCGTCTCGGCGTTCTTCGACGTCGTCGACTGGAACGAACCCGCCGCCCGCTACGAACAGGCCGTCGACCTCTTCGAGTAA
- a CDS encoding pirin family protein, giving the protein MSRDEATRDAVDGPVPGQPVQHGTGVNSNRAFPTDAYRSNLDPFVLFERFYIDPDTGFPMHPHRGFEIVSYMLDGGMEHADSLGVAHTASVGDAMRITAGSGIRHSEFPAGEGGCSGLQLWVNLPRTKKEIDADYADADAEELPTVEEGGTSVTTVVGEGSPLGLQTPMEYLDVRVEGSWTWDGRDGWAGFVYGVSGEGTVDGDGFGQGDVLPMRETRPLELRSDEDLRVVVVSGQPHGEEIRQRGPFVL; this is encoded by the coding sequence ATGAGTCGAGACGAAGCCACACGGGACGCGGTGGACGGACCGGTTCCGGGCCAACCAGTCCAGCACGGCACGGGCGTGAACTCGAACCGTGCGTTTCCGACCGACGCGTACCGGTCGAACCTGGACCCGTTCGTCCTGTTCGAGCGCTTCTACATCGACCCCGACACGGGGTTCCCGATGCACCCACACCGGGGGTTCGAAATCGTCTCGTACATGCTCGACGGCGGGATGGAGCACGCGGACTCGCTCGGCGTCGCACACACGGCCTCCGTGGGCGACGCGATGCGTATCACGGCGGGCTCCGGCATCCGTCACTCCGAGTTCCCCGCGGGGGAAGGGGGCTGTAGCGGTCTCCAGCTATGGGTGAACCTCCCGCGGACGAAGAAGGAAATCGACGCCGACTACGCGGACGCCGACGCCGAGGAACTGCCGACCGTCGAAGAGGGCGGAACGAGCGTCACGACCGTCGTCGGCGAGGGCTCGCCGCTCGGTTTACAGACGCCGATGGAGTACCTCGACGTCCGCGTGGAGGGGTCGTGGACCTGGGACGGACGAGACGGCTGGGCCGGGTTCGTCTACGGCGTCTCCGGCGAGGGGACCGTCGACGGCGACGGCTTCGGTCAGGGAGACGTCCTGCCGATGCGCGAGACGAGACCGCTCGAACTCCGGAGCGACGAGGACCTCCGCGTCGTCGTCGTCTCCGGGCAACCACACGGCGAGGAGATCAGACAACGGGGCCCGTTCGTGTTGTAG
- a CDS encoding cation:proton antiporter has translation MVAETGNLLPFLAGLTLVLVVAHTLGAVADRLGFAPVVGELLTGLVLGPSLLGLVAPGLTSLLVPVPERLAALAALGLVLLLVLAGTEVDAAAVRRFVRPTVALATGAFVVPFLAGFALGWVLPARYLVTPAQRLPFSLFLATALSISAVPVAVRVLIDLDAMDRPVGQLTLTAAVVVDASGWLALTFVADFTRAGRFDAVGLGGTLVVLVGFVLFVVAVGPRVVDTLFDLTNHVRSPVLTGFSIVVVLGVGLAGSAVALELEAVLGAFLAGILVKRRLDGETERVFEMVTLGLFAPLFFATAGLQADLSGLLVPGTLLVTGLTLVVAVLGKFVGVAVGAAFTDLSRPETVCLAIGLNARGAMEIVVAALGLSIGILTPTVYVVVVLVAIATSVMTPPLLRRALARLPNPTA, from the coding sequence ATGGTCGCGGAAACCGGGAACCTGCTGCCGTTCTTGGCCGGGCTGACTCTCGTGCTCGTCGTCGCACACACGCTCGGAGCCGTTGCCGACAGACTGGGGTTCGCGCCGGTCGTCGGCGAACTCCTCACGGGACTCGTGCTCGGTCCGTCCCTGTTGGGCCTCGTCGCCCCCGGTCTGACGTCACTTCTCGTTCCGGTTCCCGAGCGTCTGGCGGCGCTCGCGGCGCTCGGGCTCGTCCTCCTGCTCGTTCTGGCGGGCACAGAGGTCGACGCGGCTGCCGTCCGCCGGTTCGTCCGTCCGACCGTCGCGCTCGCAACCGGCGCGTTCGTCGTGCCGTTTCTCGCCGGCTTCGCGCTGGGGTGGGTCCTCCCCGCTCGCTATCTCGTGACGCCCGCACAACGGCTCCCGTTCTCCCTCTTCCTGGCGACCGCACTGAGCATCTCGGCCGTTCCCGTCGCGGTGCGTGTCCTCATCGACCTCGACGCGATGGACCGTCCCGTCGGACAGCTCACCCTCACCGCGGCTGTCGTCGTCGACGCGTCGGGCTGGCTCGCCCTGACCTTCGTCGCTGACTTCACTCGCGCCGGGCGGTTCGACGCCGTCGGTCTCGGTGGCACGCTCGTCGTCCTCGTCGGGTTCGTCCTCTTCGTCGTCGCCGTCGGTCCGCGAGTCGTGGACACGCTGTTCGACCTCACGAATCACGTCCGGTCACCCGTGCTGACCGGGTTCTCCATCGTCGTCGTGCTCGGAGTCGGGCTGGCCGGGTCGGCGGTCGCGCTCGAACTCGAGGCGGTTCTCGGCGCGTTCCTCGCGGGCATCCTCGTGAAGCGCCGTCTCGACGGGGAGACCGAACGGGTCTTCGAGATGGTGACGCTCGGCCTCTTCGCGCCGCTGTTCTTCGCGACGGCGGGGCTGCAAGCCGACCTGAGCGGACTGCTCGTCCCCGGGACGCTCCTCGTTACGGGACTCACCCTGGTCGTCGCCGTCCTCGGCAAGTTTGTCGGTGTCGCCGTCGGGGCGGCGTTCACCGACCTCTCCCGCCCGGAGACGGTCTGTCTCGCCATCGGGCTGAACGCACGCGGAGCGATGGAGATTGTCGTCGCAGCGCTCGGGCTGAGCATCGGTATCCTCACGCCGACCGTGTACGTGGTCGTCGTGCTGGTCGCTATCGCCACTTCCGTCATGACGCCGCCGCTGCTTCGGCGTGCGCTCGCGCGCCTTCCGAACCCGACGGCATGA
- a CDS encoding HhH-GPD family protein, whose protein sequence is MSDDAEGDPLDDVDVAAVRAALVEWYESDHRDFPWRRTTDPYAILVSEVMSQQTQLGRVVPAWEDFLDEWPTVEDLAGADRADVVRFWSDHSLGYNNRAKYLHEAARQVIEEFGGDFPDSPEELEELMGVGPYTANAVASFAFDNGDAVVDTNVKRVLYRAFDVSDDDSEFERAARGLMPDGESRVWNNAVMELGGVACGKTPRCDEAGCPWRRWCHAYETGDFTAPDVPTQPSFEGSRRQFRGRVVRVLGEYDDLSLDELGPRVRVDYGPNSREWLRGLVDDLAADGLVEVTEEGDDTVARLRQ, encoded by the coding sequence ATGAGCGACGACGCCGAGGGAGACCCGCTCGACGACGTGGACGTAGCGGCCGTTCGAGCGGCGCTCGTCGAGTGGTACGAGTCGGACCACCGCGACTTCCCCTGGCGGCGGACCACCGACCCCTACGCCATCCTCGTCTCGGAGGTGATGAGCCAACAGACCCAGTTGGGGAGAGTCGTTCCGGCGTGGGAGGACTTTCTCGACGAGTGGCCGACGGTCGAGGACCTCGCCGGAGCGGACCGCGCCGACGTCGTCCGCTTCTGGTCGGACCACTCGCTCGGCTACAACAACCGCGCGAAGTACCTCCACGAGGCCGCACGGCAGGTGATCGAGGAGTTCGGCGGCGACTTTCCCGACAGTCCCGAGGAACTGGAGGAACTGATGGGCGTCGGGCCGTACACGGCGAACGCCGTCGCCTCCTTCGCGTTCGACAACGGCGACGCCGTCGTCGACACCAACGTCAAACGGGTGCTCTACCGCGCGTTCGACGTCTCGGACGACGACAGCGAGTTCGAGCGGGCGGCCCGGGGACTGATGCCCGACGGCGAGTCCCGCGTGTGGAACAACGCCGTCATGGAACTCGGCGGCGTCGCCTGCGGGAAGACCCCGCGCTGTGACGAGGCGGGGTGTCCGTGGCGTCGCTGGTGTCACGCCTACGAAACCGGCGACTTCACCGCGCCCGACGTGCCGACCCAGCCGAGTTTCGAAGGGTCGCGCCGGCAGTTCCGAGGGCGCGTGGTCCGCGTCCTCGGCGAGTACGACGACCTCTCGCTGGACGAACTCGGTCCGCGGGTGAGGGTCGATTACGGACCGAACTCCCGCGAGTGGCTCCGTGGGCTGGTCGACGACCTCGCTGCGGACGGTCTCGTGGAGGTCACGGAGGAGGGCGACGACACCGTCGCGCGACTCCGGCAGTGA
- a CDS encoding BolA family protein yields MNTDEVERLIESGIEDAEATVTTPRNPDQEFEDAHFAAVVVSPAFAGKSLVQQHQLVYDALDGHMTTDIHALEMKTYTPEEYEEYAGGE; encoded by the coding sequence ATGAACACCGACGAAGTCGAGCGGCTCATCGAATCGGGTATCGAGGACGCCGAGGCCACCGTGACGACGCCCCGGAACCCGGACCAGGAGTTCGAAGACGCACACTTCGCGGCGGTCGTCGTCTCGCCCGCGTTCGCGGGAAAGTCGCTCGTCCAGCAGCACCAGCTGGTGTACGACGCCCTCGACGGGCACATGACGACCGACATCCACGCCCTGGAGATGAAGACCTACACGCCCGAGGAGTACGAGGAGTACGCCGGCGGGGAGTAG
- a CDS encoding DUF4013 domain-containing protein yields MLADSFRYPLRDGDARDATATCTGLVLVALLLLRAARALWPDLLALFPIVFALVPTVLFAGYLGRVVDTGGRPSSTPFSWSMRSVRLGVRVVVVAAVYLFPAALALALTAFVVLGGGGMLLTLAPTLALLVTVAACYLLPAAVAAAGRNGLRSGFRRASLGGLASGSYFFAWTVGTSLVVSTWSLLTAVRLATPAAVALSVVFAYVHVVAARLVGEGLDRSRWEPA; encoded by the coding sequence ATGCTCGCCGACTCGTTCCGGTACCCGCTTCGGGACGGGGACGCCCGTGACGCCACGGCGACCTGCACGGGTCTCGTTTTGGTCGCCCTGCTGTTGCTCCGCGCGGCGCGCGCGCTGTGGCCCGACCTGCTCGCCCTCTTCCCGATCGTGTTCGCCCTCGTCCCGACCGTGCTGTTCGCCGGCTACCTCGGCCGGGTCGTCGACACCGGGGGACGGCCGTCGTCGACGCCCTTCTCGTGGTCGATGCGGAGCGTCCGCCTCGGCGTTCGGGTCGTCGTCGTCGCCGCCGTCTACCTCTTCCCCGCCGCGCTGGCGCTCGCGCTCACCGCGTTCGTCGTTCTCGGCGGTGGCGGGATGTTGCTGACGCTCGCGCCCACCCTCGCGCTCCTCGTGACCGTCGCGGCCTGCTACCTCCTCCCCGCTGCGGTGGCCGCCGCCGGGAGGAACGGCCTCCGGTCGGGCTTCAGACGCGCGTCGCTCGGCGGTCTCGCCAGCGGGTCGTACTTCTTCGCGTGGACCGTCGGGACGTCGCTCGTCGTCAGCACGTGGAGCCTCCTCACGGCCGTCCGACTAGCGACGCCCGCCGCCGTGGCCCTCTCCGTCGTCTTCGCGTACGTGCACGTGGTCGCCGCGCGACTGGTCGGCGAAGGGCTCGACCGGAGCCGGTGGGAGCCGGCGTAG
- a CDS encoding ABC transporter ATP-binding protein — protein MAALELDSLTKVYQDGDSEVVAVDDVTVSIEDGEFLVVVGPSGCGKSTTLRMVAGLETVSSGTISLDGRVINDVKPQDRDIAMVFQSYALYPHMSVRQNMSFGLEESTDLSDAEIKDRVEETADLLDMSPLLDRKPRDLSGGQQQRVALGRAIVRDPEVFLMDEPLSNLDAKLRAQMRTELQRLQEDLGVTTMYVTHDQTEAMTMGDRIAILDGGELQQVATPLECYHEPANVFVAGFLGEPSMNFFDADFDGEKLVADSFEYPISEETAADLGGETDLVFGIRPEAIELVGEPSGPHDFETEVDVVEPMGDENTVYLTFGDRDPDDAVVATTSSMRQFSRGQSVVVRFPEEAIHVFDRRSGGALHNRTIVDEDALADAPSN, from the coding sequence ATGGCAGCACTCGAACTCGATTCGCTCACGAAGGTGTATCAGGACGGAGATTCGGAGGTCGTCGCGGTCGACGACGTGACGGTATCCATCGAGGACGGCGAGTTCCTCGTCGTCGTCGGCCCCTCCGGCTGTGGGAAGTCGACGACGCTCCGGATGGTCGCCGGCCTCGAAACCGTTTCGAGCGGCACCATCAGCCTCGACGGGAGGGTCATCAACGACGTCAAACCGCAGGACCGCGACATCGCGATGGTGTTCCAGTCGTACGCGCTCTACCCGCACATGAGCGTCCGGCAGAACATGTCGTTCGGCCTCGAAGAGAGCACGGATCTCTCGGACGCCGAGATCAAAGACCGCGTCGAGGAGACGGCCGACCTGCTAGACATGTCGCCGCTCCTCGACCGGAAACCCCGTGACCTCTCCGGCGGACAACAACAGCGCGTCGCCCTCGGTCGCGCAATCGTTCGGGACCCCGAGGTGTTCTTGATGGACGAACCGCTGTCGAACCTCGACGCCAAACTCCGCGCACAGATGCGGACCGAACTCCAGCGTCTGCAGGAGGACCTCGGCGTCACCACGATGTACGTGACGCACGACCAGACGGAGGCGATGACGATGGGCGACCGCATCGCTATTCTCGACGGGGGCGAACTCCAGCAGGTGGCGACCCCGCTCGAATGCTATCACGAACCCGCCAACGTCTTCGTGGCGGGCTTCCTCGGCGAGCCGTCGATGAACTTCTTCGACGCCGACTTCGACGGCGAGAAACTCGTCGCCGACTCCTTCGAGTACCCCATCTCCGAGGAGACCGCGGCAGACCTGGGAGGAGAGACCGACCTCGTCTTCGGTATCCGTCCGGAGGCCATCGAACTCGTCGGAGAGCCGTCGGGCCCCCACGACTTCGAGACCGAGGTCGACGTCGTCGAGCCGATGGGCGACGAGAACACCGTGTATCTGACGTTCGGGGACCGAGACCCGGACGATGCGGTCGTCGCGACGACGAGCAGCATGCGACAGTTCAGCCGCGGCCAGAGCGTCGTGGTGCGCTTCCCCGAAGAGGCCATCCACGTCTTCGACCGGCGTTCCGGAGGAGCGCTCCACAACCGGACCATCGTCGACGAGGACGCGCTCGCCGACGCGCCGTCGAACTGA
- a CDS encoding carbohydrate ABC transporter permease, with amino-acid sequence MSTETGGGIGNVDPYRVGLYAVLVGMAAFYLTPIESGLVTSFKTNTAVVETAPFAPPGGSGLTTEKWQAAVDALLRGMGNSLLYAVPATILSAFFGSITAYGLTITNWRMRYKAPLLALFVAGIFIPYQAVLVPLSQFWAQIAPLEEWLSFLWAAGINNDYVGILELIVTHVAYGIPICTILFRSYYKNISTEMVESARLDGATLRRVYRRIVFPLSTPMFAVVLIYQFTQIWNDLLFTLILVATESSAAAPVVLILAGLGQSLEGQDFGLRMAGAFFAALPTLAVYIMFGEEFAEGVAT; translated from the coding sequence ATGAGCACCGAAACCGGTGGCGGAATCGGGAACGTCGACCCCTACCGGGTCGGCCTGTACGCCGTCCTCGTCGGGATGGCGGCCTTCTACCTGACGCCCATCGAATCGGGGCTCGTCACCTCGTTCAAGACGAACACCGCCGTCGTCGAGACGGCACCGTTCGCCCCTCCAGGGGGGAGCGGTCTCACGACGGAGAAGTGGCAGGCTGCGGTCGACGCCCTCCTGCGAGGGATGGGCAACAGCCTCCTCTACGCGGTGCCCGCGACGATCCTCTCGGCCTTCTTCGGGAGCATCACCGCCTACGGGCTCACCATCACGAACTGGCGGATGCGGTACAAAGCGCCGCTCCTGGCGCTGTTCGTCGCCGGCATCTTCATTCCGTACCAGGCCGTGTTGGTCCCGCTGAGTCAGTTCTGGGCGCAGATCGCTCCGCTGGAGGAGTGGCTGTCGTTCCTCTGGGCCGCGGGCATCAACAACGACTACGTCGGCATCCTCGAACTCATCGTCACCCACGTCGCGTACGGCATCCCCATCTGCACCATCCTGTTCCGCTCGTACTACAAGAACATCAGCACGGAGATGGTCGAGTCCGCGCGACTCGACGGGGCAACTCTTCGAAGAGTGTACCGGCGCATCGTCTTCCCGCTGTCGACGCCGATGTTCGCGGTCGTCCTCATCTACCAGTTCACCCAGATCTGGAACGACCTGCTCTTCACGCTCATCCTCGTCGCCACGGAGTCGAGCGCCGCCGCGCCGGTCGTGTTGATTCTGGCCGGCCTGGGCCAGTCGCTCGAAGGGCAGGACTTCGGGCTCCGGATGGCCGGGGCGTTCTTCGCGGCGCTCCCGACCCTCGCGGTGTACATCATGTTCGGCGAGGAGTTCGCCGAAGGGGTGGCGACGTGA